The Caproicibacterium lactatifermentans genome contains a region encoding:
- a CDS encoding galactokinase, protein MMELQEAKKEFMLGGLHEKIKQVYGCGDEDCETIAQRYADAMDCFASLYGTDRDISIFSAPGRTEIGGNHTDHQHGHVLAAAVNLDTIAVAARSSSSLIRVKSQGYPEDVIDLTDLAVREEEKDTSRALIRGVAARFVRMGYPINGFDAYTTSQVKSGSGLSSSAAFEVLIGTILNALFCDGKESMMQIAQAGQYAENVYFGKPSGLMDQAASSIGGFVSMDFGDIKKPKAKQVVFDLNSYGYVLCIIDTHASHADLTPDYAAIPAEMHQVAAYFDKDVLREVPEPLFYQNIPQVREAVGDRPVLRAMHFYADDRRAQAEASALRRGYFEKFKRLIRESGNSSFMYLQNIYSASSWDKQAVSVTLGLIDHFASHLPEKDALAWRVHGGGFAGTVQAFVPQKYIESFVTAMDAWLGEGSCRVLRVRPAGGTQML, encoded by the coding sequence ATGATGGAACTGCAGGAAGCGAAAAAAGAATTTATGCTGGGCGGACTGCATGAGAAAATCAAGCAGGTATATGGCTGCGGCGATGAGGACTGTGAGACCATTGCACAGCGGTACGCAGACGCAATGGATTGTTTTGCGTCGTTGTACGGTACGGACCGGGATATTTCCATTTTCAGTGCGCCGGGCCGTACAGAAATCGGCGGCAACCACACGGACCACCAGCACGGCCATGTGCTGGCAGCCGCGGTCAATTTAGACACGATTGCTGTAGCGGCCCGCAGCAGCAGCAGCCTTATCCGTGTAAAGTCGCAGGGATATCCGGAAGATGTCATCGATTTAACAGACCTTGCGGTAAGGGAAGAGGAAAAGGACACCAGCCGTGCACTGATTCGCGGTGTGGCGGCACGCTTTGTGCGGATGGGCTATCCCATCAACGGATTCGACGCTTATACAACTTCACAGGTCAAAAGCGGCAGCGGCCTTTCCAGCAGTGCCGCTTTTGAGGTCCTGATTGGCACGATCCTCAATGCCCTGTTCTGTGACGGCAAAGAGAGCATGATGCAGATTGCGCAGGCAGGACAGTACGCGGAGAATGTTTATTTTGGAAAGCCGAGCGGCTTGATGGACCAGGCAGCCAGCAGTATCGGCGGCTTTGTCAGCATGGACTTCGGCGACATCAAAAAGCCAAAGGCCAAACAGGTTGTCTTCGACCTCAATTCCTATGGCTATGTGCTGTGCATTATTGACACACACGCAAGCCACGCGGACTTGACACCGGACTATGCCGCTATTCCTGCGGAAATGCATCAGGTGGCCGCTTATTTTGACAAGGACGTTTTGCGCGAAGTACCGGAACCGCTGTTTTACCAAAATATCCCGCAGGTGCGGGAAGCAGTGGGGGACCGACCGGTACTGCGTGCTATGCATTTTTACGCGGACGACCGTCGCGCGCAAGCGGAAGCGTCGGCTCTGCGGCGCGGCTATTTTGAGAAGTTTAAGCGCCTGATTCGGGAATCCGGTAATTCCTCTTTCATGTACCTGCAAAACATCTACAGCGCTTCCAGCTGGGACAAGCAGGCAGTGTCCGTCACACTGGGGCTGATTGACCACTTTGCTTCGCACCTTCCGGAAAAGGACGCCCTTGCTTGGCGGGTGCACGGCGGCGGCTTTGCCGGCACAGTACAGGCATTTGTGCCGCAGAAGTATATTGAAAGTTTTGTGACAGCGATGGATGCATGGCTGGGAGAAGGCTCCTGCCGTGTGCTGCGTGTGAGGCCGGCAGGCGGAACACAAATGCTGTAA